ATAGCGTCATTCCCAATCAGTTCGTCGTCTGTGATCTTGACAATATCGTCGTGTACGGCGTTCCCTTTGTACTGATCAAAACCGTATGATTCGGACGGGGAATAGCCGGTCACGTCAGTCTGCTCGAAAGATTCATCTACATACTGACGGTTATATTCTTTTGAATTTTTGCTGGTAGCTAGATCGGTAAATCCCTGCATCCGGTGAAAAACAGGATCTCCGGTTCCGCCTGCAGCAGGAACGCCATAATAAGCGCGCTTTGCTGCTCTTGCTACAAGAACTCCATCCATATTAAAAAGCCTCCTTAAAATAAATCAGTTTGCACTGAATTTGATAACGTTGTGTTTTGTTCTGCTCGTCCGCAGAAAAGGCATACCCGTTTGTGATAGCTTTCACGCTTTGAGCAGTGCAGCCGGCCGGCAGAGAAGGAAGATGATTTAGTGCGGTTTCCTGTTCCATCCAGTCGGAGAGAGATTCAAAAAATTGAGACGCAGCCATGTTTTTGACTGCGTCTCTGCTGTATGCATCTTTACTTGCTAGAATGAAAAGCGTTTGTCGGCGTGAACTGCCGTCAAAATACTGTTTGACAACAGGCTCACATGGAACTTCGTCAATCGTGTATTCTACAGGCTTTGGAGCAAGATAGTTCACACGAATTGTTTTTCCGTCCAGCAGGGGACAGGAAAGAAAAAATTCCCGAATGCCCTCTATAATAGAATTCATTTTGGCTGACCTCCTACATAATGCGCTAGACTGTTGAGAAGTTCCCGGCCGTGATCGGCAATCATACGCTTATCCCAATATTTCCCGCGCTGTCCATTATCACGATTATTTTCGTAGTATTGCTTCCTGGCGTACGGCTGCACATATAAGACACCGTCTTGCTGAACCTGTGCGGTGTTCTTTAAAGGACCATGTAAAAGTGGAACATATGGATCGCAGAGACGTTTGATTTCAGAAGCCATGAATTTTTGCGCCGGACCGTTATTATTTAAATAACGTCTCGCAAGAATCGTCTCAACTGAATCGAGTTGAATTTTAACGGATGTTCCCATTAGACCGCCTCCAGCTTCCAGTGTGCGCCCTGTCCGCGCCGATTATCATGTACGGCCGAAATTGTCACAGCATTATAAGTGCCCCTCAGATCGGCGTCATTTGTTCCGATAGGGGCGTCACAATCACCGAGAACCAGCATATCGTCTTCGTGTGGTGAAAAGCAGCGGGTGTTTTCTACTGGAATTCGGCATTGAATCACTTTCCCCAGGGAAACGCTTTTGTTTGAAACCGTTGCTACCGTATGAGCGTACCAAGACGCGCCGGAAATTACAGTGCGGGATACGGCGTTTCCGTCATCATCCAAGTGATAATAAGTGACCGTTTCATTTGCCATCTGCATATCAGTCCACCCCCGCATAGCGCAGAGGGTGGGAAAGAGGAAGGTACAGATTTACTGCATCCTCTTTCTGTGCTGCATACTGGCTTTTAACAATCTGCATGGATTCATAGGTTTCGCTGTAGCCGTCATTGCTGTATGATTTGATATCCTCATGGGATGCGGCCTTTTTAGCTGCCGCATGTTCATTCAGTACGACATTGGCGACTGCACAGACTGCCAGTTTTACTTCATCGGGAATATCTTCCGTATGGTTCCACTTTAACCGCCAGTAAGTCAGTAGGTTAACGTACCCTTCGGCTTCTCTCTCAATAGTCGGCCAATCGGCTTCCGATACGAGGGAACCATGGTAGGTCCCCTGATAGTAAGCAAAATCTGCATACATGTATTTTCCTCCTTAAAATTAGGCGTTTGCAGGTAGAGTAATATCTTTTGTAACAGCCGTACCCGCGACTGTGATGGTATCACTTACAGTGCGGTATCCGGACTTCTTGACCGTTACAGGATAAGTGCCGGCGCGCAGGTTGTACACAGCTTTACCGCTGTCATCCGTCTTTGCACGTGCACCGTCAACATCTACTGTTGCACCGGAAACTGCTGCAGGCGTTTCTGCGTTGTCCTTAACCGTTAAAGTTACCTTTTGATCAGTAAAAGCAGTAGACGGCTCTATATAAGCGAACGGTACGGCGAGACGATCGCTGTCCAAACGGGTTGCATAATTTGGCAAAGCCCAGCCGAGACGCATCACCACACGCAGGGCAATCATGTCCTGCTGCGCAAGGTTATAGACAATTTCTTTTGTGGCAGGATCCTGGATAACGCCCTGATCGAGAATTTTAACAGTGATGTCTTGCCGCATTGCGTAAACGGCCTGAGACCAGTCGCCGGCGACCATGAGTGCAACGGAATTATCAAAACTCCCGTTTACAGGGAAAGAAATTGGTGTGCCGTCCAGCGTGTAAGGAGTTGCCGCTTTCATGTCGCTCATAAACAACGGATGTCCAGTTGTATCTTTGATTCCGCGCAGAGCAGAACGAGTCTTAACGGAAGCGATAATTCCATTGACCATATGTCCGGTATCTTCAACTTTGGAAATCAGACCGCCGGTTCCGAGTAAAGAGTCGTATGTAATACCGCCGGAAACGTTATTCCCGGCATTGCGTGCGCGGGTGATAATATCGGTCTGCCATTCGTCCGGGCGGTTGATGCCGAAAGCGATTGCCTGATCAATCCGCAGTCCCATAGCTTCATTGACACGTGGGGTAACTTCGCCCATGATGTCGTAACTGGAATCGTCGAGGACTGCTTCCGGGATAGGAACAATGACGGCCAGTTCTGCGGCAGTCATGTAAACATTGTCCCATGCCTGCATGCTGGTCTGCTTAAAACCGTTGTCTCCATTAACCCAATATGCCATAGGCAGCATATCGAGAACTGGAATTTTAGTCTGTTTGCTGGTCATGTTCGGCATTTTGCGCATAAGCGGCAGTACCGAGGACTGTTTTGGAACGTCCTGAAAAATGGTCTGTGTAAGCTGCTCCTGAATTAATGCAGAAGCCTGTTCTCTTGTAATCATATGTTATTCCTTTCCGCCGCCCAGAGCTTCTCGCAGGGCGGCATTTGCTTTTTCATGATCTGTGAGTGTCCCAGTATTGGGACCGGGAGTGCGTGCTGAAAATTGTGGTGGTTTTTCGTCAGACTCAAAAAGAAATCCATAATCATTTTTGACATTATCAAGCTGTTCTTTGAGTCCGAGAATCGTGTCACCGTCAAGTTTCAGCGCATCTGTCTTAAGGTGTGCTTTTACTCCGGTTACGTCCTTGGCTTTTGCCGATTTTAGCGCATCGCTCAAAGCGTAGTCGAATTTTAGAGCATCGACCTGTTTTTGAGCGTTTTCTGCGGCCGTGTCGGACTTTGTTTTCCACTCCGGATCATAACCGGTCAATTTTCCGTTGGCAGTATCCAGCTGCGTTTTGTAGTTATCACGCTCAGTTGTGAGTGTGCCGACGGAATTCTGCAGTTTCGTGATATCTTTTCCATGCAGAACCATTACTTGAGAGGCCTGTTCGTCAGTTAAACCAATAGATGTGAGTTCTTCTGTTTTCATAATTTGTCCTTTCCTCATAAAAGCAATAACTAGGCGTTTTAAGTGGTCGCTGGCACTCGATTATTGCTTTCATGCTCTGCTTTATTAGGGCTGCAGATTGTCCAAAAATTAAAGGTATGAAAAAAGCAGCCCTCAAAAAAGGCTGCCTGTTTCTAAAATTGAGCATAAAAATACCGCCGAGCAATACGCCGGGCGGTTTAAACATTTATTTAAAAAATGGCTCTAATGGAATATCAGATTTAACATAAACAGCATCTATTGAGACGTCATTATAAACTCGAATTGTACTTTTTCCGCTTCTATAGATTTGAATTAGTGAGTTGTCTACATCGGTCAATAATGAATCTTTATCAAGGTTAGGAATGTGCTTTTCAATTGCTAAACATTGTTTATAAAAAATGTTTTCATCTGCTCTATTGCAAATATTATAGTCGCACATACTCTATTCCTCCAATCCTAGCTGCTTATTAACTGTTTTGTTAGGTTTAGCTGATGTCTTAACAATATCCGCTAAGGCTTCATCTCTGCTAATTCCTTTTCTCTTCATTTTATCTTGGACTGTCTCTTCAAAGCTTTTATTTGAATGTTCAATATCCAATGCTTTTCTCGTCTTTTGATCCCGCATTAAATCTCTTGCCTGAGTTCTATATCTATTTCGCAATTCGCAGGCTTGCCTTGCTTGCCCCTCGAGTGAAAGACTTTTATCGACGATTTCAGGTATTTTTTTATCATGAGCAATATACCACTTGCGAACAGTGACATTGTCAAGGGATTCAACAAAATCAGTTAATTCACTAAAGTCACTATTTATAACTTTTTCTTTGAACTGGTTTTTAATAACTTTCCATTTTTCAGGTTCATTATATCTCAATTTTTGAAAATCTTCAACGGTTTTAGAGAGAGTTGGTGAACCTAAAAAAGATGCGTATTTTTGGAATTCTTTTTTATTGACATATACAGCTTTTTGTGCCGTACTCCGTCCGAATCCAAATACCTGTTCCAGGTTTCGCTGGCGTTCGAGTCCTGTCTTCTGCGTAAAATCTTTCAAGATTGATTCCTGCTGTTTGAGTTTTACCGCTGCAGAGTTAAACTCCTGCTTCATGGCTTTTGCAGTGGCTTCATCTTTTGCGGACTTTACTGCCTCATCATATCCGGCTGCCTGCCGCTTGCTGTCACGAACGGCGCGTTCCATTGCCCGCTGCCGTTGGGTAGCATCGTAATAGCTCATTTTTTCGCCCTGATATTCGACGGTCTTGTTCTTGTATTCATCCAGCTTTTGCTTTGGATAAGCACTTTCGGATATTCCTTCAAAATATGGGTAAAAGTTGTGCCGGCAGTTCCATCCACAAAGGCCGTCTCCATATCCATACCGTGTGTTTTCCACAAAGTCAGGGTATTTCCGATTGTTTCCCGATCGGCTGAATACTTTACCCTGCCAGACAGCATGTTCCGGGCGTGCACCAATATGCGCCGTCGTTTCCACGAGATCGCATCCCATGTCATCGGCATAAGCAAGACTTACCTGTGCCGATGTTTGATTGACGCCGGTCATCACAGCGCGGCGGGTTGCAACGTCCAAACGGTCGTGATGGCCGGTAGGATACGTGATCCAGTTCCCGCCTTCAATAGCAGAACGTACTGCGTTGCGGATCGCTGTCGTGTAATCAAAAGCGCCGCTGTCAACCTGCATTTCTGCAATTGTTGCGGCATGGATATAAGCTTGCTGTGCGCCGCTGGCGGTCGTCTGAGTTAGGTTCTGCAGATATCCGCTTGTCTTGCGAAGACCAGCATTCAATACCTGCTGTGCTGTGGGTGACATGGCAAGCGGAGGAGGAGAAAGGCCGGCTGCTATGTAAATGGTACGATCGTAGTTGATCGCTTCCACTCCAAAGTCTTCGAATAACGCGCGGACTTGTGATTCTGAAGCTCCGCTGAATTTTGAAACTTCGGCGATTACCTCATTGTAAAGAAGGCCGGAGTCCTGTACTCTATCAATCTGCCATGCCGCTGTGTCTGTAATGCGTCCGGCTTTCATGATGCGCCGCACAATATCACGGATGATGATCTGATCAAGCTGACTGTACAAATCAACAATATCATCCGTGACGTGTTCAAGATATTCAGGTGGCAGCATTGTTATCACCAGACTGTTGTTTAAAATCAAACGGATTACTTAGACTGCTGGCAGCTTCATTCGCAATCTCTTTGGCATCCTTTTCGGTATAGTGTTCAAACTCAACCAAATAGCGCCAGAACGGGAATTTCCCAGCAGTAACATACTGCCAGTACATTTGCTTGCGCTGCTGTGGATCGTTGACGATACTGTCATCCCAATCATAGGCAGTTTGGTAACTTCCCTGCGGCGCTAATTGATACAGCGTCGCAAGTTTATCCATGGAATAAATAAGATCGTCCAGAGCGCTTTGCAGGGACTTCTGAATATCCCGTACAGTGGAGAAGCTGCGCTGCTTTGATGCCTGAATTTCTGTTGCAGTTTTAGCAACGTCCTGCGGATCGGATAGAGTTCCATAAGCAAGCCCGCACTGCATTTCAATCTGTTTCAGCATAGTATTCATGCCGCGTGCAAGACTTTCGTCTCGCAGTTGAGGTGCAAAGATTTCATAGAATGACTGATCCTGTGCACGAACGCTGTGTCCACGGTAAAGACGCTTATCGCGTTCCGGCATTTTAATGGTGCCGTCTAATTGGGTCTGCAGTAAATCATCTGCCGCATCAATAGCCAGTTCGCCGCCTTTAAACTCCCAGAGATATCTTCCATACTGCTCATCAAAGTTGTGTATGGTATCGACGGCATCCGCAAAGACTGAAGTCCCAAGTGGTGAATGCCGGTCCTGACGGTTTGCCTGCGGTACTCGGAAATAAGCAAACAGAGGACGATCAACCTCTTTAATTTGCATATCCGGTGTAAGCTGCGCCCATTCCGGCACGTCGGACAGGGCAATAGGAGTTCCGATGGATTCGGAAGAATGACTTTGGAACGCTCGGTTTTGAATGGTATAGGTTCCGTTTGAGTATTCATGATGCTCTGCACGGGTAAAGATATTGTTTTTACGCTTGATTTGCTCAACAAATACACAGCCGGTCATTTTCCCAGAAGTGTCAAATGAGGTAGGAAAGAAGTCGTCCCCCTGCACTGAATCAATTACAATCTGGTTATTACTCACATATGGTTTAAATACAATGCCGCCCAGGGCGCATCCAAATTCTATATAAGCGCGGATATCAATTAGAAAGTTTTTAATCTGTTCCTGCAGAAAGTCCGCACGCGGAGATCCGGTTATATCAACTTCCATCTCCAACGTAACCAGCCTGGCAAATTCAGAAGAGATAATGACGGGCAATTTGCAGCTGTGCAGTCCTGTCTTTTCGTTGCACCAGGGACCACCATCTTCATACATTCGCGCCCAAAGATCAATGGCTGCACTCATCTTTTCAGACATCATCACGTCTTGCTCGGTATTTTGATCAAATATCTGATTGAGCATTGATCTAATCCATTTCAATAACTTTTTGAACATTTAAATCACCTCGCTTTCCAGTCAGCCCAACGGAACTCACGTGCTAAAACGGTATAGCAGAAGTACCGCATATCATCCATGGCGTGATCGTTTTCTTTGATAACTGTATCTGAGTTTTGCTTTTCATCCCATCGGTATAGTCCAAATTCCCGGATAATATCTTTACAGGATTCGTGAAACTGCAGCATGCCTGCGTGGAGCAGGGAAGAAGTTACTCTGATACCGTCAAGAACGTCATTATCTGCAGCCCAAACACTGAACTTTCGATGTCTCCGGATGCATTCAAGAAATGATGCGGCCGAAGGATCAACAATAACTTTTCGTATGTAATACCCAGCGGCCAGTTTTTCGAGAGCTTCGTAGTATTCCTCATCTGTCCACTGGCCTTCTTTGCGCCCGTCATGGTACCATTCTTTTACTCGGGTAGCTTTGTGATCCTGTACGCACCATAGTCCCATACTACAGGGATTGAGAGTACCATAATCGATACTGACAAACCATTGCCCATCCATACCGGCGAGTGATCCGTGCCGAATAAAAGAGTCTGGACTATCAGTGAACATAGGATAAACTCTACCTTCGGCAACAACCCACAGGCCGAGAATATAGCGATCATAAAAGACGCCGGTATAACTGCTGTAATACTCCTGCTTTTTTTCTTCGCTCAATGAGGGATTATCGTCCAGCAGGAAATGCAGGTGCAGGGCGTTATGTTTTTCGGGATGCAGCACCCAGTCTTGATAGAACCAGTGCTGTGGCCCTTCCGGGTTACAGTTGAACCAGTATTTTGAACCGTCCACACTGCAGCGGGCAAGCGCCTGATTCACAAATGATTCAGGCATTAAGGCCACTTCATCCAGCAGCACTCCGGCTAATGTGATGCCTTGAATCAGCTGATAGCTGGATTCGTCTTTTCCTCCGAAAATATAAAAATGATTGCTTTTATTTCCACGGGAAACAGTAAGCACATGATTCGCAAAGTGAATTTTGAATTGCTGCTGTAGATAGCGAATTCCCATTAGTGGGCGGATAATGTTGCGTTCTGCCGAAACGACGGTTTTGCCGCAGATTCCAAAATTCTGTCCGTTAAAGCTGCCCATTGCCCAAAGGACAAATGATAAAGACATCACGCAGGTCTTGCCGGCACGAACGGCGCCATCACAAATAAGCGCAGAATATTCAGAGTAAGGGAAAGTGAGAATTTGCTTTTGCTTTTCAGAAAAACTCATTTTTTCTCGAACTCCTCCTTCAGTGATTTTGTAATTGGATCATCTTCGACGGCAACGGTAGACTGCTGTGCTTCTGGATGTTCAGACCAGCCCTTAAAATTGTTTGCAAGGCTGAACTTTGCACCATTGCTTCCGTCTTTATCGTAGAGCCTTGCTTCCGCGTATTCTTCGCATCTGGACTTTGCGCGCGTAAGCGTGTCATTAAATGCTTTACTCCTTGCTTGGTAATTAAGAAGCGCCTGCCTGGAATTGAATCCTAAAGCAAGCGCTAAGCCTGTTACAGTGGGGGGCTTTCTGTTTAAAATGATAGGATAGCCGAATTTATTAAGAACGGGATTTCCTGTTTTTAAGTCAATTAGAGGTGCACCTTGGCATTCCTTAAAATACTGATCAATCGCTTCCTGCATTTCTGTGGCATTTTTATATTTTCTAGGACGTCCAACAGATTTCATTCAGGACCACCACCCGGAGGGCGCTGACCAATCAGCATCAAGTCAGTAGCCCATTGTGCCCGAAGGCGACGAAGATCAGCCTCTTGCTGGATAGAACGATGGGGAAGACACTCAAGATTGCGTATCTGCTTATCGAGGTCGATCCGGTGATGCGGATCCAGCGGGCAATAGGGGAGGGCACACGC
This genomic window from Caproicibacterium sp. BJN0003 contains:
- a CDS encoding phage scaffolding protein, encoding MKTEELTSIGLTDEQASQVMVLHGKDITKLQNSVGTLTTERDNYKTQLDTANGKLTGYDPEWKTKSDTAAENAQKQVDALKFDYALSDALKSAKAKDVTGVKAHLKTDALKLDGDTILGLKEQLDNVKNDYGFLFESDEKPPQFSARTPGPNTGTLTDHEKANAALREALGGGKE
- a CDS encoding minor capsid protein, with translation MGTSVKIQLDSVETILARRYLNNNGPAQKFMASEIKRLCDPYVPLLHGPLKNTAQVQQDGVLYVQPYARKQYYENNRDNGQRGKYWDKRMIADHGRELLNSLAHYVGGQPK
- a CDS encoding DUF6751 family protein; its protein translation is MQMANETVTYYHLDDDGNAVSRTVISGASWYAHTVATVSNKSVSLGKVIQCRIPVENTRCFSPHEDDMLVLGDCDAPIGTNDADLRGTYNAVTISAVHDNRRGQGAHWKLEAV
- a CDS encoding terminase small subunit; translation: MKSVGRPRKYKNATEMQEAIDQYFKECQGAPLIDLKTGNPVLNKFGYPIILNRKPPTVTGLALALGFNSRQALLNYQARSKAFNDTLTRAKSRCEEYAEARLYDKDGSNGAKFSLANNFKGWSEHPEAQQSTVAVEDDPITKSLKEEFEKK
- a CDS encoding capsid protein, which produces MLNQIFDQNTEQDVMMSEKMSAAIDLWARMYEDGGPWCNEKTGLHSCKLPVIISSEFARLVTLEMEVDITGSPRADFLQEQIKNFLIDIRAYIEFGCALGGIVFKPYVSNNQIVIDSVQGDDFFPTSFDTSGKMTGCVFVEQIKRKNNIFTRAEHHEYSNGTYTIQNRAFQSHSSESIGTPIALSDVPEWAQLTPDMQIKEVDRPLFAYFRVPQANRQDRHSPLGTSVFADAVDTIHNFDEQYGRYLWEFKGGELAIDAADDLLQTQLDGTIKMPERDKRLYRGHSVRAQDQSFYEIFAPQLRDESLARGMNTMLKQIEMQCGLAYGTLSDPQDVAKTATEIQASKQRSFSTVRDIQKSLQSALDDLIYSMDKLATLYQLAPQGSYQTAYDWDDSIVNDPQQRKQMYWQYVTAGKFPFWRYLVEFEHYTEKDAKEIANEAASSLSNPFDFKQQSGDNNAAT
- a CDS encoding PBSX family phage terminase large subunit, with translation MSFSEKQKQILTFPYSEYSALICDGAVRAGKTCVMSLSFVLWAMGSFNGQNFGICGKTVVSAERNIIRPLMGIRYLQQQFKIHFANHVLTVSRGNKSNHFYIFGGKDESSYQLIQGITLAGVLLDEVALMPESFVNQALARCSVDGSKYWFNCNPEGPQHWFYQDWVLHPEKHNALHLHFLLDDNPSLSEEKKQEYYSSYTGVFYDRYILGLWVVAEGRVYPMFTDSPDSFIRHGSLAGMDGQWFVSIDYGTLNPCSMGLWCVQDHKATRVKEWYHDGRKEGQWTDEEYYEALEKLAAGYYIRKVIVDPSAASFLECIRRHRKFSVWAADNDVLDGIRVTSSLLHAGMLQFHESCKDIIREFGLYRWDEKQNSDTVIKENDHAMDDMRYFCYTVLAREFRWADWKAR
- a CDS encoding phage major capsid protein — encoded protein: MITREQASALIQEQLTQTIFQDVPKQSSVLPLMRKMPNMTSKQTKIPVLDMLPMAYWVNGDNGFKQTSMQAWDNVYMTAAELAVIVPIPEAVLDDSSYDIMGEVTPRVNEAMGLRIDQAIAFGINRPDEWQTDIITRARNAGNNVSGGITYDSLLGTGGLISKVEDTGHMVNGIIASVKTRSALRGIKDTTGHPLFMSDMKAATPYTLDGTPISFPVNGSFDNSVALMVAGDWSQAVYAMRQDITVKILDQGVIQDPATKEIVYNLAQQDMIALRVVMRLGWALPNYATRLDSDRLAVPFAYIEPSTAFTDQKVTLTVKDNAETPAAVSGATVDVDGARAKTDDSGKAVYNLRAGTYPVTVKKSGYRTVSDTITVAGTAVTKDITLPANA
- a CDS encoding phage minor capsid protein, with amino-acid sequence MLPPEYLEHVTDDIVDLYSQLDQIIIRDIVRRIMKAGRITDTAAWQIDRVQDSGLLYNEVIAEVSKFSGASESQVRALFEDFGVEAINYDRTIYIAAGLSPPPLAMSPTAQQVLNAGLRKTSGYLQNLTQTTASGAQQAYIHAATIAEMQVDSGAFDYTTAIRNAVRSAIEGGNWITYPTGHHDRLDVATRRAVMTGVNQTSAQVSLAYADDMGCDLVETTAHIGARPEHAVWQGKVFSRSGNNRKYPDFVENTRYGYGDGLCGWNCRHNFYPYFEGISESAYPKQKLDEYKNKTVEYQGEKMSYYDATQRQRAMERAVRDSKRQAAGYDEAVKSAKDEATAKAMKQEFNSAAVKLKQQESILKDFTQKTGLERQRNLEQVFGFGRSTAQKAVYVNKKEFQKYASFLGSPTLSKTVEDFQKLRYNEPEKWKVIKNQFKEKVINSDFSELTDFVESLDNVTVRKWYIAHDKKIPEIVDKSLSLEGQARQACELRNRYRTQARDLMRDQKTRKALDIEHSNKSFEETVQDKMKRKGISRDEALADIVKTSAKPNKTVNKQLGLEE